A window of Apodemus sylvaticus chromosome 9, mApoSyl1.1, whole genome shotgun sequence contains these coding sequences:
- the Phf3 gene encoding PHD finger protein 3 isoform X1, translating into MDIVDTFNHLIPTEHLDDALFLGSNLENEVCEDFSTSQNVLEDSLKNMLSDKDPMLGSASNQFCLPVLDSNDPNFQMPCSTVVGLDDIMDEGVVKESGNDTIDEEELILPNRSLRDRVEDNSVRSPRKSPRLMAQEQVRSLRQSTIAKRSNAAPLSTKKPSGKTLSTSKVGVKPPERCQGKEEVYASLKSEHPKESRRSGRHAEQMDVVPEVSASSVDSSVSSCVGMKEEAEFGPKHACDNQGEVNVPSPEIHCPLLSETSASMEENNPAALVECKAETNSSPLFKFPVSEAEQSDLVSGELDDTIEGRSAGRQPEHESEEVKLPCEGDRGPEEPEASDVPSDSACTDKNKTEENGGAECHLELPNAVDIVDKLEKSPQRNELETLGCGEDLQSNDAQLQSTEFRKSGLEDGDSHALEPETSTLENTICDVPDQNSKQLNITQSIKMESANLQGDRSSVEPQNIKPKHTKAVAHSKQSTTTETPRKTVAAKHEVGHSKTKSNVKAVKRNSDEPEPQPDFQRPVKVRKKQGDKDSKSQTCNSGVKSVKSQAHSVLKKIPQDQNAMQISKPSTHSLSDKPHGHSGFSKEPHHPVQTGHLVHSSQKQSHKPQPQAAVGKVSSHVRDECDHPGSEHLKEEDKLKPKKPDRNLQPRQRRSSRSFSLDEPPLFIPDNIATVKKEGSDQTTSVESKCMWTPSKQCGFCKKPHGNRFMVGCGRCDDWFHGDCVGLSLSQAQQMGEEDKEYVCIRCCAEEDKKTDLLDTEILEAQAPIEAHSEDKRMECGKPTSLKHAVTDDKHRHSDDPGKHKVKILKRESGEGKSSSDSRDNEIKKWQLAPLRKVGQPLLPRRSSEEKSEKIAKESAAVTSAGERAARSGTHEKQETKKKKAEKGGPNVPPPAAASKPSADQIRQSVRHSLKDILMKRLTDSNLKIPEEKAAKVATKIEKELFSFFRDTDAKYKNKYRSLMFNLKDPKNNILFKKVLKGEVTPDHLIRMSPEELASKELAAWRRRENRHTIEMIEKEQREVERRPITKITHKGEIEIESDAPMKEQEAAMEIQEPSANKSLEKSEASEKQKEEVDSTSKDTTSQHRQHLFDLNCKICIGRMAPPVDDLSPKNVKVVVGGARKHSDNEAESLADALSSTTNILASDFFEEEKQESPKSTFSPAPRPEMPGTVEVESTFLARLNFIWKGFINMPSVAKFVTKAYPVSGSPEYLTEDLPDSIQVGGRISPQTVWDYVEKIKASGTKEICVVRFTPVTEEDQISYTLLFAYFSSRKRYGVAANNMKQVKDMYLIPLGAADKIPHPLVPFDGPGLELHRPNLLLGLIIRQKLKRQHSACAGPSHTAEIPESAPIALHPDKKGKMEPSTEDAAEEESDFFNSFTTVLHKQRNKPPQPLQEDLTTAAEPLMEVTKQEPPKPLRFLPGVLIGWDNQPSTLELANKPLPVDDILQSLLGTTGQVYEQAPPVVEQSTLKEIPFISDQANPKVEKIEKVEVTEGDAKEIKVKAENISAATGKNSGVEENSLVGSSSISPGPLASLSLRGKPPDVSTEAFLTNLSIPSKQEETVENKERTLKRPLLQDQEKSLQDNRTSSNSPCRPSTAKASIDGNGSCSESLVANTRAPQFINLKRDPRQAAGRSQQTASESKDAESCRNGEKQAVPGPSLNKDPLAEPVSGEGKLSSLEKSSCAEQMADSQAAPDSSSIENLNSSQAEQANPSQEDILTQNIETVPPFRRGPTTTSSHFESGNTCQSDFPSKSINFTSRSSSPRASTNFSPMRPQQPNLQHLKSSPPGFPFPGPQNFPPQNVFGFPPHLPPPLLPPPGFGFPQNPPMVPWPPVHVPGQPQRMMGPLSQASRYMGPQNFYQVKDIRRPERRHSDPWGRQDQQQPDRPFNRGKGDRQRFYSDSHHLKRERHDKDWEQESERHRHRDRSQERDRERKSKEEVHKDKERARLSHSDRAPDGKASRDGKSADKKPDRPKGEDHDKEKEREKSKHREGEKDRERHKDREHTDRAKGKR; encoded by the exons AACAAGTAAGAAGTTTGCGACAAAGCACTATTGCCAAGCGTTCAAATGCAGCACCTCTAAGCACAAAAAAGCCATCTGGGAAGACTTTATCTACCTCTAAAGTAGGGGTGAAACCACCAGAAAGATGTCAGGGTAAAGAAGAAGTTTATGCATCACTGAAATCTGAGCACCCTAAGGAGAGCAGAAGGAGTGGCCGGCATGCGGAACAGATGGACGTGGTGCCAGAAGTCTCTGCATCTTCAGTTGATTCTTCAGTGTCTTCTTGTGTTGGAATGAAGGAGGAAGCTGAGTTTGGTCCTAAACATGCGTGTGATAACCAGGGTGAAGTGAACGTGCCATCTCCTGAGATACATTGTCCACTCCTTTCAGAGACTAGTGCTAGTATGGAAGAGAACAACCCTGCAGCTCTGGTGGAATGCAAAGCGGAGACTAACAGTAGCCCATTATTTAAGTTTCCAGTTAGTGAAGCTGAGCAGAGTGATCTTGTTTCGGGTGAACTGGATGACACCATTGAAGGAAGGAGCGCAGGGAGACAACCTGAGCACGAATCAGAGGAGGTGAAGCTCCCCTGCGAGGGGGACCGGGGCCCCGAGGAGCCCGAGGCTTCCGATGTGCCTAGCGACTCTGCTTGTACAgataaaaataagacagaagaGAATGGAGGGGCAGAATGTCATTTGGAATTGCCGAATGCTGTGGATATTGTTGATAAGCTTGAGAAGTCTCCTCAGAGAAATGAGTTGGAAACACTGGGCTGTGGGGAGGACTTGCAGTCTAACGATGCTCAGTTACAGAGCACAGAGTTCAGGAAGTCAGGTTTGGAGGATGGTGACAGTCATGCTTTGGAACCAGAGACTAGTACTTTAGAAAATACTATTTGTGATGTTCCGGACCAAAATTCAAAGCAATTGAATATTACTCAAAGTATTAAAATGGAATCAGCAAATCTTCAGGGTGATAGAAGCAGTGTAGAGCCCCAAAACATAAAACCCAAACACACAAAAGCTGTAGCTCATTCTAAACAGAGCACGACCACAGAGACACCAAGAAAAACTGTGGCAGCAAAGCATGAAGTAGGCCATAGCAAAACTAAATCTAATGTCAAGGCTGTGAAGCGAAATTCCGATGAGCCAGAACCCCAGCCTGATTTTCAGAGGCCAGTCAAAGTGAGAAAAAAACAAGGTGATAAGGATTCCAAGAGTCAGACTTGTAACTCTGGAGTTAAATCTGTGAAAAGCCAAGCtcattctgtcttgaaaaaaataccCCAAGATCAAAACGCAATGCAAATTTCCAAACCTTCAACTCATTCTCTTAGTGATAAGCCTCATGGTCACTCTGGCTTCTCTAAGGAGCCTCATCATCCTGTACAAACTGGACACTTAGTGCATTCCAGTCAGAAGCAGAGCCATAAGCCTCAGCCCCAGGCAGCCGTGGGGAAGGTCAGCAGCCACGTGAGGGATGAGTGCGACCATCCAGGCAGTGAGCATCTTAAGGAGGAGGATAAACTGAAGCCAAAAAAGCCCGATAGGAACCTACAGCCTCGCCAaaggagaagcagcagaagcTTTTCTCTGGATGAGCCTCCGTTGTTCATCCCAGACAACATAGCTACTGTAAAAAAGGAAGGGTCAGATCAGACCACCTCAGTTGAAAGCAAATGTATGTGGACTCCCAGCAAGCAATGTGGGTTTTGCAAAAAACCACATggcaacag GTTTATGGTGGGCTGCGGGAGATGTGATGACTGGTTTCATGGAGACTGTGTTGGATTAAGTCTTTCTCAAGCGCAGCAGATGGGAGAGGAGGACAAAGAATATGTTTGCATAAGATGCTGTGCTGAAGAAGATAAAAAGACCGACCTCCTAGACACAGAGATTTTGGAAGCCCAAGCACCCATCGAAGCCCACAGTGAAGATAAAAGGATGGAGTGTGGGAAGCCGACATCTTTGAAGCACGCGGTCACCGATGATAAACACAGACACTCAGACGACCCTGGGAAGCACAAGGTCAAAATTTTAAAACGG GAGTctggtgaaggaaaatcttcctCTGACAGTAGagataatgaaattaaaaaatggcAGCTAGCCCCACTTCGCAAGGTAGGCCAACCACTTTTACCCCGGAGATCATcagaagaaaaaagtgaaaaaatagcAAAGGAATCTGCAGCTGTCACTTCTGCAGGAGAGAGAGCAGCGAGATCAG gtactCATGAGAAGCaagagacaaagaagaagaaagctgaAAAGGGCGGCCCTAACGTGCCCCCGCCAGCCGCAGCCTCCAAGCCGTCTGCAGACCAGATCAGACAGAGTGTCCGGCACTCCCTCAAAGATATCCTCATGAAAAG GCTTACAGACTCAAACTTGAAGATCCCAGAGGAAAAGGCTGCAAAAGTTGCcacaaaaattgaaaaagaacttttctctttttttcggGACACAGATGCCAAGTATAAGAATAAATATAGAAGCTTGATGTTTAATCTAAAAGATCCCAAAAACAAT ATATTATTTAAGAAAGTTCTAAAAGGAGAAGTAACCCCTGATCATCTTATAAGAATGAGTCCAGAAGAACTAGCCTCCAAAGAGTTAGCTGCGTGGAGACGGCGGGAGAACAGACAC aCCATAGAAATGATCgagaaggaacagagagaagTGGAAAGACGACCAATCACGAAAATCACTCACAAAGGTGAGATAGAAATCGAGAGTGACGCCCCGATGAAGGAACAGGAAGCAGCCATGGAGATCCAG GAACCTTCAGCCAATAAGTCATTGGAGAAGTCAGAAGCAtctgagaaacaaaaagaagaggtTGATTCCACATCTAAAGACACCACCAGTCAACACAGACAGCATCTTTTTGACCTGAACTGCAAAATATGCATAG GTCGAATGGCACCACCTGTAGATGATCTTTCTCCAAAAAATGTGAAAGTTGTTGTAGGAGGAGCCCGTAAACATTCAGACAACGAAGCAGAAAGTCTAGCAGATGCATTGTCTTCAACTACAAATATtctggcctctgatttctttgaGGAGGAGAAACAAGAATCTCCCAAGTCAACATTTTCTCCTGCTCCACG TCCAGAGATGCCTGGAACTGTGGAAGTTGAGTCAACCTTCCTGGCTAGATTGAACTTCatctggaaaggttttatcaACATGCCGTCTGTGGCGAAGTTTGTTACCAAAGCCTACCCTGTGTCCGGATCCCCTGAGTACTTGACAGAG GACTTACCAGATAGCATTCAAGTAGGTGGCAGGATATCGCCTCAGACAGTTTGGGATTAtgtggaaaaaataaaagcatcagGCACCAAG GAAATCTGTGTGGTTCGCTTCACACCAGTAACTGAAGAAGATCAGATTTCTTATACTTTGCTGTTTGCGTACTTCAGCAGCAGAAAGCGCTATGGCGTGGCTGCCAACAACATGAAGCAGGTTAAAGACATGTACCTTATTCCGCTGGGTGCTGCAGATAAAATCCCACACCCTCTCGTGCCTTTTGATGGGCCTG GCCTCGAGCTGCACAGACCAAATCTGTTGTTGGGCCTGATCATTCGTCAGAAGCTGAAGCGGCAGCACAGCGCTTGTGCAGGCCCCAGTCACACAGCCGAGATTCCTGAGAGCGCCCCAATAGCCTTGCACCCCgacaagaaagggaaaatggagCCATCCACAGAGGacgcagcagaggaagagagtgaCTTTTTCAATTCCTTTACAACTGTGTTACACAAGCAGAGAAACAAGCCCCCACAACCTCTTCAGGAGGACCTGACAACAGCAGCCGAGCCTCTGATGGAAGTCACCAAGCAGGAGCCACCAAAACCCTTACGGTTCCTCCCTGGGGTCCTGATTGGCTGGGACAATCAGCCTTCTACTCTGGAACTAGCAAATAAACCTCTGCCTGTAGATGACATTCTCCAAAGCCTTTTGGGCACCACTGGTCAGGTATATGAGCAGGCTCCTCCAGTTGTAGAACAAAGCACTCTTAAAGAAATTCCTTTTATAAGTGATCAAGCTAACCCAAAagtagagaaaatagaaaaagtgGAGGTGACTGAAGGTGACGCCAAGGAGATAAAAGTTAAAGCAGAAAATATTTCAGCGGCTACAGGTAAAAACTCAGGAGTAGAAGAAAATTCATTGGTGGgttcctcttccatttctccaggGCCTTTGGCAAGTCTCAGTCTGAGAGGGAAACCACCAGATGTTTCTACAGAAGCATTCTTAACAAATTTATCAATTCCCTCAAAACAAGAGGAAACTGtggaaaacaaagagagaacATTAAAAAGACCCCTGCTCCAAGATCAAGAGAAGAGTTTACAAGACAATAGGACTTCAAGTAACTCTCCCTGCAGGCCTAGCACTGCAAAGGCAAGCATAGACGGTAATGGGAGCTGCAGTGAGAGTCTGGTTGCTAACACAAGAGCCCCACAGTTTATCAACCTGAAAAGGGACCCCAGGCAAGCAGCAGGGCGAAGTCAGCAGACAGCTTCCGAAAGCAAGGATGCAGAGAGCTGCAGGAATGGAGAAAAGCAGGCTGTGCCTGGTCCATCACTCAACAAAGACCCCTTAGCAGAGCCCGTCAGTGGGGAGGGGAAGCTGTCCTCCCTGGAGAAGAGCTCGTGTGCAGAGCAGATGGCTGATTCACAGGCTGCGCCAGACTCATCCTCAATAGAAAACTTAAATTCTTCACAAGCAGAACAAGCCAATCCTTCACAAGAGGATATTTTAACACAAAATATTGAAACTGTCCCCCCATTTAGAAGAGGACCGACTACAACATCATCTCATTTTGAAAGTGGAAACACATGCCAATCagattttccttctaaaagcatcAACTTTACTTCCAGGAGTAGCAGCCCCCGAGCGAGTACAAACTTTTCGCCTATGAGGCCACAGCAGCCCAACCTCCAGCACCTCAAGTCGAGTCCTCCTGGATTCCCGTTTCCCGGCCCCCAGAACTTCCCTCCCCAAAATGTGTTTGGATTTCCGCCTCATCTGCCGCCCCCATTACTCCCCCCTCCAGGCTTCGGGTTCCCTCAGAATCCCCCCATGGTTCCTTGGCCACCCGTTCATGTCCCAGGCCAACCACAGCGCATGATGGGGCCCCTTTCACAAGCGTCAAGGTACATGGGTCCACAAAATTTTTATCAGGTAAAAGATATTCGGAGACCAGAAAGGCGCCATAGTGACCCATGGGGTCGGCAAGACCAGCAGCAACCAGACAGGCCCTTTAACAGGGGTAAAGGAGACCGCCAGAGATTTTACAGTGATTCCCACCACTTGAAACGAGAACGGCATGACAAGGATTGGGAGCAGGAATCCGAAaggcacaggcacagagacagaagccaagaaagggacagagagaggaagagcaaaGAGGAAGTACACAAAGATAAGGAGAGAGCACGGTTATCACACAGCGATCGAGCTCCAGATGGGAAAGCAAGCAGAGATGGTAAGAGCGCAGACAAGAAACCAGACAGGCCGAAAGGTGAAGACCAtgacaaggagaaggagagggagaagagcaagcacagagagggggagaaggacaGAGAGCGGCACAAGGACAGGGAGCACACTGACAGAGCCAAAGGCAAAAGGTGA